CTACTACAGCTAAGACGTGGGCTCTCAAGGAATACAACAATAAGTACAACAATATGGGAGAGTTGAACAGAGTCTGGGACATGGGTACCACAGCGAGCAGTGCTGCAAACTATAAACTCTATCCAAGTGTTGGTAAGGAGTATAAGAGTGAGGATGAAATAGAGAGGGATTGGTGGAAGGGCTTTGCCCTTTACCTAAAGTTCCTCGAGCTGTACAAGCCAGAGATAATGGTAAAGATACTCTTTGGTGACGAAAAGCCGCTGATAAATAGGAAGACTGCAGAACAGCTCATCAAGGCTGGTGAACTCAGTCCAGAAAAAGTTAACATGGCTGGCAATGAACCGTTTGTCGAAATAGACCCTGTGGAAGCTATGAAGCTTGCTGCAAAGTGGATGGCCAAGCAGCGTCTCCTAGTCTTATGGACAATGGGCGTTAACCAGAAGATACAGGGTGTGCATAGTGTAAATGCCATACTGAACTTCCTAGCACTCACTGGACAAATAGGCAAGTATGGTGCTGGTGCGCTTAGCCTCACTGGCCAGCCTAATGCGTGTGGCGGTATCCGCGACCAAGGCGGTCTGGCACATGTACTACCCTATGGTAGACTCATAGCTCTCAAAGCTGCAAGAGAGCAAGTAGAGAACATCTGGAAGAAGCTAACCGAAGACTATCTCAGGGAACGCGGCTTCTCAGCCGACGCGATAAAGAAGGAGGTTGAAAAGGTCTACATTCATCCCGTGCCAGGTCCACACGTCGTAGAGATGTTCCGCCGTGTAAATGCTGGCCAGCTGAAGATAGTCTGGATAGCCGAGACGAACCCAGGTCATAGCTTGCCAAACGTATTCAAGTTCCGTGCTGGTATGGCCAAGCCGCATGACGATGATCCGGCATTCCCATTCATAGTAGTCCAGGACATATATCCAACAAGAACCACCGACCTGGCTGACCTAATATTCCCGGCAGCTGCATGGGGCGAAGAAGAATTCAAGTACGGTTGTACAGAGCGTCGCTATAGTGTGGCTAGATACATCATACCGCCACCTGGCGAAGCTGTAGGCGACCACATGATATTCGCCATGATCGGTAAGGCGCTGGAAGACGAAGGTCTAGTACCTAAGGGTATTGTGAGTGGATTCTTCCCCGAGGACGTAGATAAGGCCGCCAAGGCTGCTGGCAAGAGCTGGGTACAGTACGTTGTTGAAAAGAGCCGCGACAAGAAGTGGCATGAAGAGTTCCTCAACAGACTATGGGATCGCGACATACTAAGTCTAGCTAAGAATACCTACTACGACTTCAGCTATGTGAAGCGTGAAATGTTTAGGAAGATGATTAATGGCTTCCGCTGGCCGTGGCCTGAGCAGTACGCTACAAACCCGAGTGTGAAGATGCGTTACGACAAGTACGAGGCTGCTAGCAGGTATGCATACCCCTACGATCCATTAATGCCAGATCCCGAAGTGATCAAAAAGATGTACAATGATATAAAGGGTATGAATAGTGCTGAGGAAACTGAAGCGTATGTAAAGAAGCTAGATCCCAATGTAGTACATCCGGTACATAAGGCTAAGTGGCTAGGCAAACTATCGCACAATCCTGTACTTATGAAGTGGGTGCTCAAGCAGATAGTTGAAGAGATAGATGACCAGGCCTACAAGAAGGCGAGTAGAGTACCGGCAGACTGGTACGTAGTCTTCTATGCTAAGCCAACTGGCAGAATGACCATCTGGGCTAGGCCGTGGCTGCCAGTAATAGTAGACCATGAGAGTGGCGAGATAAAGATCAACAAGGAAGTGATAATTACTAAGGAGCAGCTAAGCGTAGATGATGTATTCAAGGGCAAGATATCGGTATTCAGCGAGCCCAAGGGACCATTCAAGATAATTGAGAAGCATACTGCAGTGCCTGCCAGCGGCGATCCAGAGAGAGGCTTACAAGTACTTGCAACAAAGACTTGGAGTGAGGCACTAAAGAGCAATTATGGTGACATAGAGGCTATCTTCGAAATAGCGTTAGCACCTGCAGAGGTGCCAGGCTTTGCCGTAAAATACAAACTTGATAACGGTCAAGTGGTAACTGTAAGAGACGCATCAGGCTACGAGCTAGTGGCTACTACTGGCCGTGTGGTAGAGCATTGGCACTCTGGCACTATGACAGGTAGGGTGCCAGAACTACGGCGTGTAAAGCCGGCGGCATACGTCGAGATACGCAAGGAGCTAGCTGAACAACTAGGTATTAAGGATGGTGACTGGGTGACGGTGGAAAGCCCACGTGGCAAGGTAACAGTCAAAGCGGTAGTACTGGACCCGAAGACAGGTCTAGGCGGCCCCAGGAAGGACTATGTATTCATACCATGGTTCGATGAAAACAAGCTAGTGAATGCACTAACGCTAGACAACTATGATGTACAGCCGTACTTCTTCCAGCCAGACTACAAGACATGTGCTGCTAGGATAAGAAAGGCAACAGCAGACGAAATACCTAAGAGCGAGACTCAGCAAACCGGCAAGCCCAACTACAGCATAAAGGTTTACTAAAATATTTCCATCCAATATTTTTATACTAATCTTTAACATTAATTGTTTTCTTGTAGGGCTACTATATGCTTTCTTCAATTATCCTATCCTAAAAAGAAAGGCGCGAGAAATATCACTTTATACTCCATAATTATCTCTAGACTAGTCAGTATTGTAGTATAGGTGTCTATTGAACTAAAGGAAGCAGATGGCAGTGTACGCAACATGGCATGTAGGGTTTGCCGAAAAATAGCGGTGAAGAGTTATTCGCTATACTCAAGAGTGCTTGCAACAGGGGGCTGAAGTATCTAGAAGTATGTTCATTAATGGTTTTGTAATAGTTTAGAAAATCGGATTGATTAGTCAGTTACACGCCAAAGGAACGTAATGGAGATGAGCTAAGTTCACATCCAAGAAGGCAGGTAATGAATTCAAGGAGGAGAACCGAATTGTCTAGGAGATCAGAGAGATGTGGGTTGACGCGAAGAGAATTCCTTCAAGCAGGCATACTGGTGGCGGCGGCTGCAGCGGTTTCTACTCCTAGGCTTGTTGCGGGTTTCGAGGCACCGCCGAGTCTAGATAATAACGATTCATACTATGAACCATTTCTCCTTGAAGGTGATGAGGATCGTATAGCCTACTATGAAGCACTAGGCTTTGTAGTTGAAGAAAACGGTAAGAAGTGTGTTGCGAATCCATTACTTCCTAATAAGTGTATGGTTTATACTAAACCATATAGGGATGATAGATTTCCTCTCCTTCCACCAGGTGCAACGGAGGACTTCTACAGGCGGTGTATACGTTGTGGTCTCTGCTACTTTGCGTGTAGCTACATGGGTTACCATGCCATACGTTTGGCGAGTTTGCGTGAGGGCCTCCATAAACTTGGTAGCCCCGCTGTCGACAATATGATTACATACCCGTGTACACTTTGTATGGAGTGCACCAAGGTTTGTCCTACTGGTGCGCTAAAAGAGATACCTAAGGAAGACGTGAAGATGGGCATAGCTTTGATAGATCCAGATCTCTGTTGGGCATGGAATAGTGGAGACTGTAAGAGCTGCGCTAAGGCTTGTCCCTTTGGCTCTGAGGTCTTTGAATTTACGTTCAATGAGTGGGGCGTGCATACAAGGGTCAACGCGGATAAGTGTAAGGGCTGTGGCCTATGTGTTCCGGCTTGTCCTATAGGCGGTTCGGCAATACATGTGCTCCCATTGGATGAATATGAACGAAGGATACGGAATTACAAGAATACGGGTATGAGTTATGATGACTACTTAAGGTTGATACTAGAGACAGAGCGGAATGACCCCTTCAAGGCCACTTGGAGGGCGGCTATAAACACAGATTATATTCAGAATGTGAGGGGAATCGAGGAAGAGAAAATAGCTACAGAACTAGGTGCAAGTGACATCAATGTAACTTCTGTGAGGAGGCATAAGGGGGATTAGACGCAACGTGAGAGGTGGGCATTGATGCCTCCACGTAGTAAGCTTGGTCGTAAGCTCTGGCTCAGCATACGTGGTATACCGCCTCGCGGCAAATATACCATAGCAAGAAGATTGTTGCAGGTAATAGTGCTTGGCCTCTTTGCTACGCAAATGTTGGTATCAGGGGCAATTATAGAAGGAAGTCTTGCCTCAAGCAGGGTCTTCCGAGCAATACCTATGATGGATTTATTAGCCTGGCTAGAACAAGCAGCAGCAACTCATAGCCCAACAATAGAGTCTGTTATTGCGGTACTAGTGGTATTTGCACTGTATAGTGTACTAGGCCGCTTCTTTTGCGGCTGGGTCTGCCCGATGGATCTCATCTTCAGTTTATTTGAGCGTAAGTTGTCAAGCACGAGGGCGCCACCGCTTACAAGGCCTCACCGTGCTGGTCTCGTCGAAAAAATCGTACCGCTAATAATGGTGATCGTGTATCTTGGGTTGTCGGTAGTGCTGGGTCAGCCATTCTTTACAACCATATCGCCAGTAGCAGGTGCCACGAAGCTAGGCTCGGTGCTGGTTGGTGTATTATACAACATACCCGGCGCCACAATAGGTCTGGCAATGGCGTGGGCCACGGTTACGGGCTTTGCGCTCATAGTGAACATAATTGCAGAGTATGTGTTCGGGATAAAGAGGTTCTGGTGTAGGTTCGTCTGCCCAATAGGTAATATATATGGGTACGTGATGAATCGCTACAGCCCGCTCCGTGTAAAGGTCATAAACAGGGAGAAGTGTCTTGGCTGCAACCTCTGTAGCATCTCTTGCCCTGTAAGCATAGATCTTCTAGAATATATACATGCAGGAAAGGATGTGATAGACTATAGATGCTTCCATTGTGGCCGTTGCGTCGAGGTATGTCCGCATGGTGTGCTAAA
The window above is part of the Pyrodictium delaneyi genome. Proteins encoded here:
- a CDS encoding molybdopterin oxidoreductase family protein, which translates into the protein MPDETRRDVLKAIALGAALAAVGGAVTYYGTGREKTIYETVTKTLTETLTKTVTETVAPAETTTKAEETKTAKPKLAVVPVGPCRFCGTGCGVQAQVVLDPETGMAKDIIALMGIPTYPVNRGALCTKAFYIHKAIGRGGNKEAFEQRLKRPLVIKDWIIPGKNRPPITPEEIPEAPRVKNKQVSKNVDATVPTVEHIKKNYVEVDWDTAVKFFTAVFKYALQKYGPHSFAYYGSGQLGTEESYVINKLTKGGIHTNNLDGNPRMCMVSAVGGFITSFGADEPEVSYDHIDIPEPDTGTHAETFLLIGTNTAEAHPIVFGRIAQVKQKNPDKIKVILADPRKTRSGSIADLWLPLRWSMDVAFLHTLAHIVVYDLDGCKVDAKTGKVECKGEYVDIKWLKRHADFAIPTTTAKTWALKEYNNKYNNMGELNRVWDMGTTASSAANYKLYPSVGKEYKSEDEIERDWWKGFALYLKFLELYKPEIMVKILFGDEKPLINRKTAEQLIKAGELSPEKVNMAGNEPFVEIDPVEAMKLAAKWMAKQRLLVLWTMGVNQKIQGVHSVNAILNFLALTGQIGKYGAGALSLTGQPNACGGIRDQGGLAHVLPYGRLIALKAAREQVENIWKKLTEDYLRERGFSADAIKKEVEKVYIHPVPGPHVVEMFRRVNAGQLKIVWIAETNPGHSLPNVFKFRAGMAKPHDDDPAFPFIVVQDIYPTRTTDLADLIFPAAAWGEEEFKYGCTERRYSVARYIIPPPGEAVGDHMIFAMIGKALEDEGLVPKGIVSGFFPEDVDKAAKAAGKSWVQYVVEKSRDKKWHEEFLNRLWDRDILSLAKNTYYDFSYVKREMFRKMINGFRWPWPEQYATNPSVKMRYDKYEAASRYAYPYDPLMPDPEVIKKMYNDIKGMNSAEETEAYVKKLDPNVVHPVHKAKWLGKLSHNPVLMKWVLKQIVEEIDDQAYKKASRVPADWYVVFYAKPTGRMTIWARPWLPVIVDHESGEIKINKEVIITKEQLSVDDVFKGKISVFSEPKGPFKIIEKHTAVPASGDPERGLQVLATKTWSEALKSNYGDIEAIFEIALAPAEVPGFAVKYKLDNGQVVTVRDASGYELVATTGRVVEHWHSGTMTGRVPELRRVKPAAYVEIRKELAEQLGIKDGDWVTVESPRGKVTVKAVVLDPKTGLGGPRKDYVFIPWFDENKLVNALTLDNYDVQPYFFQPDYKTCAARIRKATADEIPKSETQQTGKPNYSIKVY
- a CDS encoding 4Fe-4S dicluster domain-containing protein; the encoded protein is MSRRSERCGLTRREFLQAGILVAAAAAVSTPRLVAGFEAPPSLDNNDSYYEPFLLEGDEDRIAYYEALGFVVEENGKKCVANPLLPNKCMVYTKPYRDDRFPLLPPGATEDFYRRCIRCGLCYFACSYMGYHAIRLASLREGLHKLGSPAVDNMITYPCTLCMECTKVCPTGALKEIPKEDVKMGIALIDPDLCWAWNSGDCKSCAKACPFGSEVFEFTFNEWGVHTRVNADKCKGCGLCVPACPIGGSAIHVLPLDEYERRIRNYKNTGMSYDDYLRLILETERNDPFKATWRAAINTDYIQNVRGIEEEKIATELGASDINVTSVRRHKGD
- a CDS encoding 4Fe-4S binding protein codes for the protein MPPRSKLGRKLWLSIRGIPPRGKYTIARRLLQVIVLGLFATQMLVSGAIIEGSLASSRVFRAIPMMDLLAWLEQAAATHSPTIESVIAVLVVFALYSVLGRFFCGWVCPMDLIFSLFERKLSSTRAPPLTRPHRAGLVEKIVPLIMVIVYLGLSVVLGQPFFTTISPVAGATKLGSVLVGVLYNIPGATIGLAMAWATVTGFALIVNIIAEYVFGIKRFWCRFVCPIGNIYGYVMNRYSPLRVKVINREKCLGCNLCSISCPVSIDLLEYIHAGKDVIDYRCFHCGRCVEVCPHGVLKFGFRFGKTRRT